A genomic window from Candidatus Sulfotelmatobacter sp. includes:
- a CDS encoding DUF3857 domain-containing protein — translation MSSKNALAVLLIAACAIPFAFGQVKADEKPSSAATDFSKEAYVIDRLRTAIIEEADGSGSREHSAEVKILADAGVKAFAVLNFTYSSANEVVDVDYVRVRKPDGTVVKTPDYNIQDLPADVTRTAPLYSDIHEKHVAVKGLGVGDVLEYLVRFRVVKPEVPGQFWYEHNFNKNAIVKDEKLELSVPAEKYVKVVSPDFKPEVKDAGGRRIYSWTHSNLEVKEKDPNEIPRRIPPNPSVQVTTFKSWEEVGGWYGGLQKEPLEVTSAIQAKAAELTKGLRSDDEKIRAIYAFVSLQFHYIGLDFGIGRYQPHAADDVLGNGYGDCKDKHTLLASLLKAAGIDAWPALIHATRKLDPEVPSPAQFNHVITVIPSGGKFIWLDTTPEVAPYELLISVLRDKQALVIPTNQAPLLMTTPQNPPFPMEQEFTSSGKLDGNGTYTGHITQSYRGDTEVLLRAAFRQLSESQWKDAVQRFSYALNFGGDVSNVKVSPPNELDKPFQISYDYLRKNFGDWDDRNTSAALPMMGLEVSKDSKVRKPQEPLLLGMPGKIVYRSQMELPPGYSVAPRPRSHEVESFAQYTADTTVENGVLRISRELIVKNSEVPLSDWETYRRFGRAVSDDELALMPVKSSGGFGTTAKNAGSAKDNTEEAGDVDENFRRATDALRRRDNQHAQELLEKVVAAQPKYKGAHFELGVVLVSLNKVSEALAEFHKEQEIAPDDVRAYQAPAFFLNATGHKEDAIQEWRKLLKADPESHDAAVNLGQLLYQTKKYPEAAEMLETALKGSPENPGVQSELGQAYLKAGQTEKGVTHLKAAAEEKGDPAMLNDVAYTLAENKVELALAQQYAEKAVKSLDEQMQTAEAAHDLRASFQDQGLRVTYQLSLTWDTLGWVYFQQGDAKRAEPFIRAAWLLGEEAIVGQHLGEIYEKESKTQQAAQEYLFALTVSHLPPSGPQSAYPGFSPPNGDLTQYHELTARYKKLTGKDPALIDIHRLPNGEWTKTPAEQLRHTREVKLPNTEKLAGAAQFIVTFRPETVESAEFSSGDDDLEPLADKLKVAHYPLEFPPSSGAILVMRVDVSCHSDSACIGTLVVPVPVPQPSHAPLYTVPN, via the coding sequence ATGTCATCCAAGAATGCGCTGGCTGTCCTGCTGATTGCCGCGTGCGCAATTCCCTTTGCTTTCGGCCAGGTCAAAGCCGACGAGAAGCCATCCTCTGCTGCAACGGATTTCTCCAAGGAAGCCTACGTCATCGACAGGCTCCGCACTGCGATCATCGAAGAGGCGGACGGCAGCGGTTCGCGCGAACATAGCGCCGAGGTAAAGATCCTCGCGGACGCGGGGGTGAAGGCCTTCGCCGTTTTGAATTTTACCTATTCCAGCGCTAACGAAGTGGTTGACGTCGATTATGTGCGCGTCCGCAAGCCGGATGGTACCGTCGTGAAGACTCCCGACTACAACATCCAGGACCTGCCTGCGGATGTAACTCGCACTGCCCCTCTGTATAGCGACATCCACGAAAAACACGTTGCGGTGAAAGGCCTGGGTGTGGGCGACGTATTGGAATACCTGGTCCGCTTCCGCGTCGTCAAACCCGAAGTCCCCGGCCAATTCTGGTACGAGCATAACTTCAACAAGAACGCCATCGTGAAGGACGAGAAACTGGAACTGAGTGTCCCAGCAGAGAAGTACGTCAAAGTGGTCAGCCCCGACTTCAAGCCCGAGGTGAAAGATGCGGGCGGACGGCGGATCTATAGCTGGACCCATTCCAATCTCGAGGTCAAAGAAAAGGACCCGAACGAAATCCCGCGACGCATTCCCCCGAATCCATCCGTGCAGGTGACGACGTTTAAGAGTTGGGAGGAAGTGGGCGGCTGGTATGGAGGGTTGCAGAAAGAACCGCTGGAGGTTACTTCGGCGATCCAGGCCAAGGCCGCCGAACTCACCAAAGGATTGCGGAGCGACGACGAGAAGATTCGCGCCATCTACGCGTTCGTCTCGCTTCAGTTTCATTACATTGGCCTCGATTTCGGCATCGGACGCTACCAACCGCACGCCGCGGACGATGTTCTGGGAAACGGGTACGGTGACTGCAAAGACAAGCACACGCTGCTGGCCTCGCTGTTAAAAGCTGCGGGGATCGATGCCTGGCCCGCGCTCATCCACGCCACTCGCAAACTGGATCCGGAGGTGCCGTCGCCCGCGCAGTTCAATCATGTCATCACGGTTATCCCGAGTGGCGGCAAGTTCATCTGGCTCGATACCACACCAGAGGTTGCACCCTACGAGCTTTTGATCAGCGTTCTGCGCGACAAACAGGCGCTTGTGATCCCGACGAACCAAGCGCCTCTGCTGATGACGACGCCGCAGAACCCGCCGTTTCCGATGGAGCAGGAGTTTACCTCGTCCGGCAAGCTCGATGGCAACGGCACCTATACCGGGCACATTACACAGTCGTACCGTGGCGACACCGAAGTCCTGCTGCGAGCGGCATTCCGGCAGCTATCGGAGTCGCAGTGGAAGGACGCGGTACAGCGCTTCTCCTACGCCCTGAATTTTGGCGGAGACGTCAGCAACGTCAAGGTGTCGCCGCCCAATGAACTCGACAAGCCGTTCCAGATTTCCTACGACTACCTGCGCAAGAACTTCGGGGACTGGGACGACCGGAACACGAGCGCAGCGCTGCCGATGATGGGGCTGGAAGTGTCCAAGGATTCAAAAGTAAGAAAGCCGCAAGAGCCCCTGCTTCTGGGCATGCCGGGGAAGATTGTTTATCGCTCGCAAATGGAGTTGCCGCCGGGTTATTCGGTGGCGCCTCGGCCGCGCAGCCACGAAGTGGAAAGCTTTGCGCAATACACGGCCGACACCACGGTCGAAAATGGGGTGCTTAGGATTTCGCGTGAGTTGATCGTGAAGAATAGCGAAGTGCCGCTCAGCGATTGGGAGACTTATCGCAGGTTCGGTCGCGCGGTTTCCGACGATGAGCTGGCGTTGATGCCGGTGAAGAGTTCGGGCGGCTTTGGAACGACCGCAAAGAATGCGGGTTCCGCAAAGGACAACACGGAGGAAGCGGGCGACGTCGATGAGAACTTCCGGCGAGCCACCGATGCGTTACGGCGTCGCGACAATCAGCACGCCCAGGAATTGCTGGAAAAGGTCGTCGCCGCGCAACCGAAATACAAGGGGGCGCATTTCGAGCTTGGGGTTGTGCTGGTTTCTCTGAACAAGGTGAGCGAGGCGCTGGCCGAGTTTCACAAGGAGCAGGAGATTGCGCCCGACGACGTACGGGCCTATCAGGCTCCGGCGTTTTTCCTGAACGCGACCGGACACAAGGAAGATGCAATACAGGAATGGCGGAAACTGTTGAAGGCGGATCCGGAGAGTCACGACGCTGCGGTCAATCTAGGCCAGTTACTGTATCAGACCAAGAAATATCCAGAAGCGGCGGAGATGCTGGAGACGGCGCTCAAGGGTTCTCCCGAAAATCCTGGCGTGCAATCGGAGCTCGGACAGGCATATCTGAAGGCCGGGCAGACGGAAAAGGGCGTTACACATCTGAAGGCGGCAGCGGAAGAGAAAGGCGATCCGGCTATGCTCAACGATGTGGCCTACACACTGGCGGAGAACAAAGTCGAGCTCGCCCTGGCACAGCAATATGCCGAGAAAGCCGTAAAGAGTTTGGACGAGCAGATGCAGACAGCGGAAGCGGCCCACGACCTGCGCGCGTCATTCCAGGACCAGGGGCTGCGCGTGACCTACCAGTTGTCGTTGACCTGGGACACTCTGGGTTGGGTCTATTTCCAGCAAGGGGATGCGAAGCGGGCCGAGCCTTTCATTCGGGCCGCCTGGCTCCTGGGAGAAGAGGCTATCGTGGGTCAGCACCTAGGCGAGATTTACGAAAAGGAAAGCAAGACTCAACAGGCCGCACAGGAGTATTTATTCGCACTGACGGTATCGCATTTGCCGCCATCTGGGCCGCAGTCTGCATATCCTGGGTTTTCCCCGCCCAACGGCGATCTCACGCAATACCACGAGTTGACTGCGCGTTATAAGAAACTGACCGGCAAGGACCCTGCCCTGATCGACATCCATCGGCTGCCAAATGGGGAGTGGACCAAGACACCCGCCGAACAACTTCGTCATACCCGCGAGGTAAAACTCCCCAACACCGAGAAGCTAGCCGGCGCGGCGCAGTTTATCGTCACGTTCCGGCCGGAAACGGTCGAGTCGGCTGAATTCTCGAGTGGCGACGATGATCTGGAGCCTCTGGCGGATAAATTGAAAGTAGCCCATTATCCGCTGGAGTTTCCTCCGAGCAGCGGCGCTATCCTGGTGATGCGGGTCGACGTCAGTTGCCATTCCGACTCTGCCTGCATCGGGACGCTGGTCGTGCCGGTTCCGGTCCCGCAGCCATCCCACGCGCCCTTGTACACAGTTCCGAATTGA
- a CDS encoding dual specificity protein phosphatase, whose translation MDITWVTDRIAVGGGIWNAENMAKVAGSGITHIIDMQIEFDDTPLAGEHGIEVLWNPTDDDFEPKPGALFRRGVEFAEAALQGTDAKLFIHCAAGVHRAPMMAAAVLGSMGWKLEDAIGLIEGRRPVADFAEVYVRSVEEFLGTRLDSGGEIL comes from the coding sequence ATGGATATTACATGGGTGACCGACCGGATTGCGGTCGGGGGCGGAATTTGGAACGCGGAGAATATGGCGAAGGTGGCGGGGTCGGGGATCACGCACATCATCGACATGCAGATTGAGTTCGATGACACGCCGCTGGCGGGGGAGCACGGTATCGAGGTGCTGTGGAATCCGACGGACGATGATTTTGAGCCGAAGCCGGGGGCGCTATTTCGGCGGGGAGTCGAATTTGCCGAGGCGGCATTGCAGGGGACAGATGCGAAGCTGTTTATTCATTGCGCGGCGGGAGTGCACCGTGCGCCAATGATGGCGGCGGCGGTTTTGGGATCGATGGGATGGAAACTGGAGGACGCGATCGGGTTAATTGAAGGGCGGCGTCCGGTGGCGGATTTTGCTGAAGTGTATGTGAGGAGCGTGGAGGAGTTTCTGGGTACGCGGTTAGATTCTGGCGGAGAAATTCTTTAA